CATTCTTCACTGAAGCCGGCTGGGGAAATCTGACGCTTCTGGAACAAAAGAAAAGCGAGATGACCTTTGAATTAAACGGACCGGTGATCGAACGGCGCCTGGCACTGAAAACAGATGTCAACTTCAAGCTGGAAACAGGGTTTCTTGCGGAACAAATCCAACTGCAGAGAAAATGCGTGGCAGAAGCTGCCGATGAAATACATAAGCGGAATCATTCCGTGAAAATCGTCGTGAGATGGGACGATAAAGACATCATAGAATAAATCAACTTTAGTGACTACATCCAGGCAAGACTCAGCATGTTTTCAAAAAAGAATCCGAACTCATTCGATCTTTAGCAAGATTTTCGAATGATCGTTCGGATTTTTTTTATTCTTTTTCACCTTTATGTTACAGCGTGACTTCCTCCACTTTCACGGCATCTAGGTTGAACGCCGTATGCAGGACGCGGGCTGCTTTTTGCATATATTCTCCGTCCACGACTGTTGATACTTTGATTTCTGATGTGCTGACCATTTTGACAGTGATGTCATTCTGGGCCAATACTTCGAACATTTCCGCTGCAACACCTGGGTTTGAAATCATGCCGGATCCGACGATGGATACTTTCGCAAGTCCGCTTTCATGTTCAACATGGGTAAATTTCAGTACATTTTTATTGCGCTCGAGCACAGACAGGGTTTCTTCAAGATCCTGTTCTTTGATCGAGAAAGATAAGTTGGTTGTATTCTGGTCGGTTTGGGTCTGGATGATGATATCTACATTCAGATGATTCTTGGCAAGTGTCGTGAACACGGAAGAAAGGCCCGTCAACGCATTTTGGAGTCCGAATACCGTGACCCGTGTGATGTCATTTTCAAATGCTACTCCTCTTACAATCAGGTTTTGTTCCATGCTTGCTTCCTCCTCAATATACGTTCCTTCTGCTCTTTCAATACTGGATCTTACTTCCAGCGGGATTGAATAGTTTTTCGCAAACTCCACCGCCCTCGGATGCAGGACGCCTGCACCGAGATTGGCCAGTTCAAGCATTTCATCATAAGAGATGGACGGTAATTTCCTTGCTCCTTCAATAAAGCGGGGATCAGTCGTATACACCCCGTCCACGTCTGTATAAATATCACAGCGTTCCGCTTTCAGCGCAGCTGCGATCGCAACCGCCGTCGTATCCGAGCCGCCGCGGCCCAGGGTGGTGATTTCCCCTG
The nucleotide sequence above comes from Bacillus sp. KH172YL63. Encoded proteins:
- a CDS encoding aspartate kinase — translated: MSIIVQKFGGTSVGSVDRIQNVASRIAEEKERGNDVVVVVSAMGKTTDTLVGLAREITSQPSKREMDMLLSTGEQVTISLLTMALIQAGHDAISFTGWQAGIETESVHSNARITNIHTEKIEANLQEGRVVIVAGFQGMTEAGEITTLGRGGSDTTAVAIAAALKAERCDIYTDVDGVYTTDPRFIEGARKLPSISYDEMLELANLGAGVLHPRAVEFAKNYSIPLEVRSSIERAEGTYIEEEASMEQNLIVRGVAFENDITRVTVFGLQNALTGLSSVFTTLAKNHLNVDIIIQTQTDQNTTNLSFSIKEQDLEETLSVLERNKNVLKFTHVEHESGLAKVSIVGSGMISNPGVAAEMFEVLAQNDITVKMVSTSEIKVSTVVDGEYMQKAARVLHTAFNLDAVKVEEVTL
- a CDS encoding YslB family protein, with protein sequence MEQKNEEIQQPSVPIFGYEMLRDILIPDILGKHTPDILYWGGKQLSRKFPLHSTEELSSFFTEAGWGNLTLLEQKKSEMTFELNGPVIERRLALKTDVNFKLETGFLAEQIQLQRKCVAEAADEIHKRNHSVKIVVRWDDKDIIE